The following are encoded in a window of Mycobacteroides chelonae CCUG 47445 genomic DNA:
- a CDS encoding polyprenol monophosphomannose synthase gives MDPVTERPSARTLVIIPTYNERENLPLILGRLHKAQPDVHVLIVDDGSPDGTGELADEAALADPDRVHVMHRKEKGGLGAAYIAGFGWGLARQYSVLVEMDADGSHAPEQLSRLLDAVDAGADLAIGSRYVSGGTVVNWPWRRLVLSRSANVYARLVLGVKPHDITAGYRAYRREVLEKLDLAAVESHGYCFQIDLTLRTIAHGFEVAEVPITFTERAIGESKMSGSIINEALVKVTKWGVQSRLDRARGINR, from the coding sequence GTGGATCCCGTGACCGAACGTCCGAGCGCCCGGACCCTGGTGATCATTCCGACGTACAACGAGCGGGAGAATCTCCCGCTGATCCTTGGTCGGTTGCATAAGGCGCAACCCGATGTGCACGTGCTGATCGTTGATGACGGCAGCCCGGACGGCACCGGCGAACTGGCCGACGAAGCCGCGCTCGCCGACCCAGACCGCGTACATGTCATGCACCGCAAGGAAAAGGGTGGCCTCGGTGCGGCCTACATCGCGGGCTTCGGCTGGGGCCTGGCGCGCCAGTATTCGGTGCTGGTGGAGATGGACGCCGACGGCAGCCACGCACCCGAGCAGCTGTCCCGGCTGCTTGACGCCGTCGACGCCGGAGCCGATCTGGCGATCGGATCTCGCTACGTGTCCGGCGGTACCGTCGTCAACTGGCCGTGGCGGCGCCTGGTGCTGTCCCGGAGTGCGAACGTATATGCCCGGCTGGTGCTGGGTGTGAAGCCGCACGACATCACCGCGGGCTATCGCGCGTACCGGCGTGAAGTGCTCGAGAAGCTGGATCTGGCGGCGGTGGAATCGCACGGATACTGCTTCCAGATCGACCTCACCCTGCGCACCATCGCGCACGGCTTCGAGGTTGCCGAGGTGCCGATCACCTTCACCGAACGCGCGATCGGCGAATCCAAGATGAGTGGGTCCATCATCAACGAAGCCCTGGTCAAGGTGACCAAATGGGGCGTGCAAAGCCGTCTGGACCGGGCCCGCGGCATCAATCGCTGA
- a CDS encoding PPOX class F420-dependent oxidoreductase, whose product MFGMGANLPVPTFDEVCAAKYVLLTTYTKDGRAKPAAVWAAPEDGELLVWTETTSWKVRRIRNTPRVSLAICDVRGNVRSGEIEGTARVLDTEGTQRARAAITRKYGLLGWVLVKASIVRRGSSGTIGLAVTA is encoded by the coding sequence CTGTTCGGCATGGGTGCGAACCTCCCGGTGCCGACATTCGACGAAGTCTGTGCTGCCAAGTATGTCCTGCTGACCACCTACACCAAGGACGGCCGGGCCAAACCTGCCGCGGTCTGGGCGGCGCCCGAGGACGGTGAACTTCTCGTGTGGACCGAGACGACATCCTGGAAGGTGCGCCGGATCCGCAACACCCCGCGGGTCTCGCTGGCCATCTGCGATGTGCGCGGCAATGTCCGCAGCGGCGAGATCGAGGGCACCGCGCGCGTCCTGGATACCGAGGGCACGCAGCGAGCACGCGCGGCCATCACCCGCAAGTACGGCCTGTTGGGCTGGGTGCTGGTCAAGGCGAGCATCGTGCGTCGCGGCAGCAGCGGCACCATCGGCTTGGCCGTCACCGCCTGA
- a CDS encoding amidohydrolase, which produces MAVTGDVISWIGEDDLGRAEFPNADVVDLEGAFVAPAFVDAHVHLTAIGLSLIGLDLSGMSSREQCLARLAAYAGEHSDEVIWGHGWDESRWPERQPLTTADLDGAAPGRAVYLSRIDVHSAAASTALRQQVPGLAGATGFHPEHPVAGAAHHLLRAHARGALSVNGRATARRAALDSAASLGLVSVHECGGPEISGLDDFRELLATEHGVQVTGYWGEPARDAEHARELIALTGAAGLAGDLFVDGALGSHTAWLQEPYHDAPHTCGTMHLDAETVETHLDSCTQAGITAGFHVIGDAAVTQVIDALDRVATRHGIPAVARCGHRLEHLEMISAAQAEQLGRLGVIASVQPAFDALWGGPDGMYAERLGADRGTQLNPLALLASQGVPLAFGSDAPVAPLDPWVTVRAAAHHRTPSSSVSVRAAFGAATRGGWRAQGVHDGATGTLTPGALASYAIWETGELTINTSQPGVQRWSTDPRSRVPALPDLSDATAVLPKCLRTVHRGTVIHG; this is translated from the coding sequence ATGGCCGTGACCGGCGATGTCATCAGCTGGATCGGCGAGGACGACCTCGGTCGTGCCGAGTTCCCCAACGCCGACGTCGTCGACCTGGAGGGGGCCTTTGTCGCGCCCGCGTTCGTCGACGCCCATGTTCATCTCACCGCCATCGGACTGTCCCTCATCGGGCTCGACTTGTCCGGGATGTCTTCCCGGGAGCAGTGCCTGGCCCGACTGGCCGCGTACGCCGGCGAGCACTCCGATGAGGTGATCTGGGGGCATGGCTGGGACGAATCGCGATGGCCCGAGCGGCAGCCGCTGACCACCGCCGATCTCGACGGGGCCGCGCCTGGCCGGGCCGTCTATCTCAGCCGGATAGATGTGCATTCGGCTGCGGCGTCGACCGCGCTGCGGCAGCAAGTACCTGGGCTTGCCGGGGCAACGGGATTTCATCCCGAACATCCGGTGGCCGGTGCGGCTCACCACCTGTTACGGGCACATGCGCGCGGTGCACTCTCCGTCAATGGACGGGCGACAGCGCGGCGCGCGGCACTGGACAGTGCGGCATCGTTGGGCCTGGTGTCGGTGCACGAGTGCGGCGGGCCAGAGATCAGTGGTTTGGATGATTTCCGCGAATTGTTGGCCACCGAACACGGTGTGCAGGTCACCGGATACTGGGGCGAGCCGGCGCGCGATGCCGAGCACGCGCGCGAGCTCATCGCGTTGACGGGGGCCGCCGGTCTGGCTGGCGACCTCTTCGTCGACGGAGCGCTGGGATCGCACACCGCCTGGCTGCAGGAGCCCTATCACGATGCGCCGCACACCTGCGGCACCATGCATCTGGATGCCGAAACAGTTGAGACGCATCTGGACTCGTGCACGCAGGCCGGTATCACCGCTGGCTTCCACGTGATCGGTGACGCTGCTGTCACTCAGGTGATCGACGCGCTGGACCGTGTCGCGACCCGGCACGGCATACCGGCCGTGGCTCGGTGCGGACACCGCCTTGAACACCTGGAAATGATCTCGGCGGCACAGGCCGAGCAGCTTGGTCGCCTCGGGGTGATCGCCAGTGTGCAACCGGCCTTTGACGCCCTCTGGGGTGGCCCCGATGGTATGTACGCGGAACGACTCGGCGCGGACCGAGGTACTCAGCTAAACCCGCTGGCGCTGTTAGCATCCCAAGGCGTGCCCCTCGCGTTCGGTTCTGACGCCCCTGTCGCGCCCCTGGATCCGTGGGTGACGGTGCGGGCGGCAGCTCATCACCGCACCCCAAGCAGTTCCGTCTCGGTCCGCGCGGCGTTCGGCGCCGCGACCCGAGGCGGCTGGCGTGCTCAGGGGGTTCATGACGGTGCCACGGGCACGCTGACCCCGGGAGCACTTGCCAGCTATGCGATTTGGGAGACGGGGGAGTTGACCATCAACACCAGCCAACCGGGTGTCCAGCGGTGGTCTACCGACCCACGCTCGCGTGTCCCCGCCCTCCCGGACCTATCGGACGCCACCGCTGTGCTTCCCAAGTGTCTACGAACTGTGCACCGTGGCACGGTGATCCATGGCTGA
- a CDS encoding PPOX class F420-dependent oxidoreductase has product MARDIGLNIGTVAAGRYILLTTFTKDGVPKPTPMGFVAEGDELLLTTSANTWKVGRIRRNRKVRVAVCTQRGRVISPSADATAVIVEDPASVARIRSAVVGRYGLASRIVTAWLDRRNGARVGISVTLGAPEAP; this is encoded by the coding sequence ATGGCCCGGGATATCGGCTTGAACATCGGCACGGTGGCGGCGGGCCGCTACATCCTGTTGACCACATTCACCAAAGACGGTGTGCCCAAGCCGACTCCGATGGGCTTCGTGGCAGAGGGCGACGAGCTTCTGCTGACCACAAGCGCCAACACCTGGAAGGTCGGACGGATTCGGCGTAACCGGAAGGTGCGGGTTGCTGTCTGTACCCAGCGTGGCAGGGTGATCAGTCCATCCGCCGACGCCACCGCGGTGATCGTCGAGGATCCGGCGTCCGTGGCGCGTATTCGGTCGGCGGTGGTCGGCCGGTACGGACTGGCCAGCCGGATCGTGACCGCCTGGCTGGACCGGCGCAACGGCGCCAGGGTTGGGATCTCAGTGACGCTCGGTGCGCCGGAAGCGCCCTGA
- a CDS encoding FxsA family protein produces MWPGLFLLYVIVEVSALVALTSAVGIGWTIIAVLAAFVVGLILAGSQARRAVDQLRRGVRSPGGAVADGALIALGTIAVVIPGLVSSAIGLLMLLPPTRAVLRPVLTLVAARQLSRRAPLITVIPAGYGAFHGAQTRAGTVDYIDGEVIDVSDEQAGPSRRYRPGHDLPA; encoded by the coding sequence ATGTGGCCTGGTCTGTTTCTGCTGTACGTGATCGTGGAGGTGTCCGCCCTGGTGGCGTTGACCTCGGCGGTGGGTATCGGCTGGACCATCATCGCCGTCCTTGCCGCCTTCGTGGTCGGTCTCATACTTGCCGGCTCTCAGGCTCGACGCGCCGTTGATCAGCTGCGACGTGGAGTCAGATCCCCGGGAGGGGCTGTCGCCGACGGTGCGCTTATCGCGCTCGGAACCATTGCGGTGGTGATTCCCGGACTGGTCTCCTCGGCCATCGGGCTGCTGATGCTGCTGCCTCCGACCCGTGCGGTCCTACGGCCGGTCCTGACTCTGGTCGCGGCCCGCCAGCTGAGTAGGCGTGCGCCCCTCATCACCGTCATACCCGCCGGATACGGCGCCTTCCACGGTGCTCAAACACGGGCGGGCACCGTCGATTACATCGATGGTGAGGTCATCGACGTGAGTGACGAGCAAGCCGGACCGTCTCGGCGATACCGTCCCGGCCACGACCTGCCTGCGTAG
- the cobN gene encoding cobaltochelatase subunit CobN codes for MSNAPILILSTSDTDLLSARASGANYRWANPSRIHVDDVPGLLEGTGLVVVRLLGGRRGWEEGIDAVIASGVPAVVVSGEQAPDAELMECSTVPGGVALQVHRYLAEGGTVNLQQLHAFLSDTVLMTGIGFEPPTTNPAWGVLERATGSVDGPTVAVLYYRAQQLAGNTAYIDALCTAIENLGGRALPVYCASLRTAPAELLETLAAADAMVVTVLAAGGATPAAVGAGGADDEWNVGHLAALDIPILQGLCLTSPRGDWEANDDGMSPLDVATQVAVPEFDGRIITVPFSFKEIDSDGLITYVPDPERCTRVAGIALRHAKLRSIPAGERRIAVVFSAYPTKHARIGNAVGLDTPASAVALLTAMREAGYDVGADGDIPGLPDTGRPATDGDGDTLVHALIERGGQDPDWLTADQLAGNPIRVPARQYREWFSRLAPGLAEQVVEHWGPPPGNLFVDTSVNPDGDIVIAALQAGNTLLLVQPPRGFGENPVAIYHDPDLPPSHHYLAAYRWLSAPREEGGFGADALVHLGKHGNLEWLPGKTVGLSADCATDAAIGDLPLIYPFLVNDPGEGTQAKRRAHATLVDHLIPPMARAETYGDIARLEQLLDEHANISALDPAKLPAIRQQIWTLMRAAKMDHDLGLEERPDEDVFDDMLLHVDGWLCEIKDVQIRDGLHILGSAPTGAAQVDLVLSILRARQMWAGEQSVPGLRQALGLAEDGTDDRARVDEIDQQAHSLLAALQGAGWNPDAVGQLTDDPQVALILRFAATEVVPRLDGTNGEIDAVLRALDGRFIEAGPSGSPLRGLVNVLPTGRNFYSVDPKAVPSKLAWETGQAMADSLLQRYRADYGDWPRSVGLSIWGTSAMRTSGDDIAEVLALLGVRPVWDDASRRVVSLEAISLSELGRPRIDVTVRISGFFRDAFPHVVTMLDDAVALAAGLDESPEENYLRAHAEADRAEHGDWRRATMRIFGSKPGTYGAGLLQLIDSQNWRNDSDLEQVYTAWGGFAYGRGLDGAAASEDMRHQYRRIAVAAKNTDTREHDIADSDDYFQYHGGMVAAVRALTGKAPAAYIGDNTRPDAVHTRTLSEETTRVFRARVVNPRWLEAMRRHGYKGAFEMAATVDYLFGYDATANVMADWMYEQLTNSYVLDEQNRKFMQQSNPWALHGIAERLLEAASRGLWEEPDQQVLDDLRAVFLETEGELES; via the coding sequence GTGAGCAATGCCCCGATCCTGATTCTGTCGACATCGGATACCGACCTGCTGAGCGCGCGCGCCAGCGGTGCGAACTATCGATGGGCCAACCCTTCTCGTATCCACGTCGACGACGTCCCGGGCCTGCTGGAGGGGACGGGGTTGGTGGTTGTCCGGCTTTTGGGCGGCCGCCGCGGCTGGGAAGAGGGCATCGACGCCGTCATCGCCTCCGGAGTGCCGGCCGTGGTGGTCTCTGGTGAACAGGCTCCCGATGCTGAACTCATGGAATGCTCGACCGTTCCGGGCGGCGTCGCCTTACAGGTGCATCGGTACCTGGCCGAGGGCGGGACGGTCAATCTGCAGCAGCTACATGCCTTCTTGTCCGACACCGTCCTGATGACGGGTATCGGCTTCGAACCGCCGACGACAAACCCGGCCTGGGGAGTGCTGGAGCGCGCGACCGGGAGTGTTGATGGTCCCACCGTCGCGGTGCTGTACTACCGCGCTCAGCAGCTGGCCGGGAACACCGCATACATAGACGCTCTCTGCACCGCCATTGAAAACCTCGGAGGTCGGGCGCTTCCGGTGTACTGCGCCTCGCTACGCACCGCGCCGGCGGAACTCCTGGAGACGCTCGCCGCCGCTGACGCGATGGTGGTCACCGTGCTGGCCGCGGGCGGCGCGACCCCGGCGGCTGTGGGAGCCGGAGGAGCTGACGATGAGTGGAATGTCGGCCATCTTGCCGCCCTTGATATCCCGATTCTGCAGGGGCTGTGCCTGACCAGCCCCCGAGGTGATTGGGAGGCCAACGACGACGGCATGAGTCCGTTGGACGTCGCCACTCAGGTCGCGGTGCCCGAATTCGACGGGCGCATCATCACCGTGCCCTTCTCGTTCAAGGAAATCGACAGCGACGGCCTCATCACCTATGTTCCCGACCCGGAGCGCTGCACTCGGGTGGCGGGTATCGCGTTGCGGCACGCAAAACTTCGGTCCATCCCCGCCGGTGAACGCCGGATCGCCGTCGTGTTCTCCGCGTACCCCACCAAGCACGCCAGGATCGGGAACGCGGTGGGACTGGACACTCCGGCCAGCGCGGTGGCATTGCTGACCGCGATGCGTGAGGCCGGCTACGACGTGGGCGCCGACGGCGACATCCCCGGACTGCCCGACACCGGTCGACCCGCCACGGACGGGGATGGTGACACCCTGGTGCACGCTCTCATCGAGCGAGGCGGCCAAGATCCGGACTGGCTTACCGCAGACCAGCTGGCGGGCAACCCGATTCGTGTCCCGGCACGTCAGTACCGGGAGTGGTTCTCACGGCTGGCGCCCGGTCTTGCCGAGCAGGTCGTCGAACACTGGGGGCCGCCGCCGGGCAATCTGTTCGTGGACACCAGTGTCAACCCCGACGGCGATATCGTGATCGCCGCCTTGCAGGCAGGCAACACCCTGCTGCTGGTGCAGCCGCCTCGCGGGTTCGGCGAGAACCCGGTGGCCATCTACCACGATCCCGATCTGCCGCCGAGTCACCATTATCTGGCCGCGTATCGCTGGCTGTCGGCCCCACGCGAAGAGGGCGGGTTCGGCGCCGATGCGCTGGTGCACCTGGGCAAGCATGGCAACCTGGAGTGGCTGCCCGGCAAAACCGTTGGTCTGTCGGCAGATTGCGCCACCGATGCCGCGATCGGTGACTTGCCACTCATCTACCCGTTCCTGGTGAACGACCCGGGCGAGGGCACCCAGGCCAAGCGGCGCGCACACGCGACTCTGGTCGATCATCTGATCCCACCCATGGCGCGCGCCGAGACCTACGGGGATATCGCGCGTTTGGAACAGCTTCTCGATGAGCATGCGAATATCTCGGCGCTGGATCCGGCCAAACTGCCGGCCATCCGCCAGCAGATCTGGACGCTGATGCGTGCGGCGAAGATGGACCACGACCTGGGACTCGAAGAGCGCCCCGACGAGGACGTCTTCGACGACATGCTGCTGCATGTCGACGGATGGCTCTGCGAGATCAAGGATGTGCAGATCCGCGACGGCCTGCACATCCTGGGCAGTGCCCCCACGGGTGCCGCTCAGGTTGATCTGGTGCTCTCGATCCTGCGCGCCCGGCAGATGTGGGCCGGAGAGCAGTCGGTGCCGGGTTTGCGTCAGGCGCTCGGCCTGGCCGAGGACGGTACCGATGACCGTGCGCGGGTGGATGAGATTGATCAGCAAGCACACTCGCTGTTGGCTGCGTTGCAGGGCGCAGGCTGGAACCCGGATGCGGTCGGTCAACTCACCGACGACCCTCAGGTCGCATTGATCCTGCGATTCGCGGCGACGGAGGTGGTGCCCCGGCTGGACGGTACCAACGGTGAGATCGACGCGGTGCTTCGTGCTCTTGATGGCCGATTCATTGAGGCCGGGCCCTCTGGCTCGCCGCTGCGTGGACTCGTCAACGTGTTGCCGACCGGACGCAATTTTTACTCGGTGGACCCCAAGGCGGTTCCGTCGAAGTTGGCCTGGGAGACCGGGCAGGCCATGGCCGACTCGCTACTGCAGCGATACCGCGCCGACTACGGCGACTGGCCGCGCTCCGTCGGGCTTTCGATCTGGGGTACCTCGGCGATGCGGACCTCCGGCGATGATATTGCCGAAGTTCTTGCCCTCCTGGGAGTTCGGCCGGTATGGGATGACGCCTCCCGGCGCGTGGTGAGCCTCGAGGCGATCTCCTTGTCGGAGCTCGGGCGCCCCCGCATCGACGTCACGGTGCGGATCTCCGGATTCTTTCGCGACGCCTTCCCGCACGTGGTGACCATGCTCGACGACGCCGTCGCTCTGGCGGCCGGACTCGACGAATCTCCCGAGGAGAACTATCTACGGGCGCACGCCGAGGCTGATCGTGCCGAACACGGAGATTGGCGCCGCGCCACCATGCGCATCTTCGGCTCCAAGCCCGGCACCTATGGCGCGGGACTGCTTCAGCTGATCGATAGTCAAAACTGGCGCAACGACTCGGATTTGGAGCAGGTCTACACAGCGTGGGGCGGATTCGCCTACGGCCGCGGACTGGACGGTGCGGCTGCCAGTGAGGATATGCGTCATCAGTATCGCCGGATCGCGGTGGCGGCCAAGAACACCGACACCCGTGAACACGATATTGCCGACTCGGACGACTATTTCCAATATCACGGTGGCATGGTCGCCGCGGTGCGAGCGCTCACCGGCAAGGCGCCGGCGGCATACATCGGCGACAACACCCGGCCCGACGCGGTGCATACCCGCACGTTATCTGAAGAAACGACAAGGGTTTTCCGTGCACGTGTGGTGAACCCGCGGTGGTTGGAGGCGATGCGGCGGCACGGCTACAAGGGTGCATTCGAGATGGCCGCCACCGTCGACTACCTGTTCGGATACGACGCCACCGCGAACGTGATGGCCGACTGGATGTACGAGCAGCTCACCAACAGCTATGTGCTCGACGAGCAGAATCGCAAGTTCATGCAGCAGTCGAACCCGTGGGCTCTTCACGGGATTGCCGAGAGATTGTTGGAGGCAGCCAGCCGGGGTCTCTGGGAAGAACCCGATCAGCAAGTTTTGGATGATTTGCGTGCGGTGTTCCTGGAAACCGAGGGCGAGTTGGAGTCGTAG
- a CDS encoding SDR family oxidoreductase encodes MGKATARIFAEDGAFVAVTDLRLEDAQAVAAEIGESAVPWALDVTDEAQIIEVVAAVAERFGRLDIVVNNAGFAAFRSLDDPDYGSTWDRSLAVHLTAPQRIVRAALPFLRNSPAPRVVNIASTEALGATPYDSPYAAAKAGLAGLTRSLAVDLGREGITVNCICPGPIDTAMTAAISAEDKDTYARRRTALRRYGRAEEVAHMTLSVCLPAASYLTGTVIPVDGGLMARNA; translated from the coding sequence ATGGGAAAGGCCACGGCGCGGATTTTCGCCGAAGACGGCGCGTTTGTCGCGGTCACCGATCTTCGGCTGGAGGATGCGCAGGCGGTCGCGGCCGAGATCGGTGAGTCCGCGGTGCCGTGGGCGCTGGATGTCACCGACGAGGCACAGATCATCGAGGTCGTCGCGGCGGTTGCCGAGCGGTTCGGCCGGCTGGACATTGTGGTGAATAACGCGGGTTTCGCGGCGTTCAGATCACTTGATGACCCCGACTACGGCAGCACCTGGGATCGCTCACTTGCCGTGCATCTGACCGCACCCCAACGGATCGTGCGTGCGGCGCTACCGTTTCTGCGCAACTCCCCCGCCCCGCGCGTGGTGAACATCGCCTCGACGGAGGCTCTCGGCGCCACGCCATATGACAGCCCGTACGCTGCGGCCAAAGCCGGTCTGGCCGGCCTGACCAGGAGTTTGGCGGTCGACCTGGGGCGGGAGGGAATCACCGTGAACTGCATCTGCCCGGGTCCCATCGATACCGCGATGACGGCAGCGATCTCGGCTGAGGACAAGGACACCTATGCGCGCAGGCGCACCGCACTGCGCCGTTACGGCCGCGCCGAGGAAGTCGCACACATGACGTTGAGCGTGTGCCTACCGGCCGCCTCGTACCTCACCGGCACGGTCATCCCCGTCGACGGCGGCCTGATGGCCCGCAATGCGTGA
- a CDS encoding RNA polymerase-binding protein RbpA: MADRVLRGSRLGAVSYETDRDHDLAPRRMARYRTENGEEFDVPFAHDAEIPANWACRNGLEGTLLDGDVPEPKKVKPPRTHWDMLLERRSVEELDELLKERLELIKGRRRG, encoded by the coding sequence ATGGCAGATCGTGTTCTACGAGGCAGCCGACTCGGTGCCGTCAGCTACGAAACCGATCGTGACCACGACCTGGCGCCTCGCCGCATGGCTCGCTACCGCACCGAGAACGGTGAAGAGTTCGACGTTCCCTTCGCCCACGACGCCGAGATCCCGGCGAACTGGGCATGCCGCAATGGCCTGGAGGGCACCCTGCTCGACGGCGACGTGCCCGAGCCCAAGAAGGTCAAGCCCCCGCGCACGCACTGGGACATGCTCCTGGAGCGCCGCAGCGTTGAGGAGCTCGACGAGCTGCTCAAGGAGCGTCTGGAACTGATCAAGGGCCGTCGCCGGGGCTAG
- the lnt gene encoding apolipoprotein N-acyltransferase — protein MADETLDESVEKTVDQDVTDLAEATDVPADAEPEATGKTGPSRGAAFAAAVRARGIAFGRAWLRAAPRQGAAVIGGLLLCASFPPWGFWWAAFPALSILGVVLWSSNTRLRGGLGYGLLFGLAFYVPLLPWTGQLVGVVPWLALSLLCATWVALFGVLAVAVRRLPGWPLWFAAAWSAAEWGKASVPFGGFPWGRVAFGQGDGPMLSLARYGGAPLVSFTVALGAFAVTALGIEMYRWWRSPSVGPGGARPVPSVLLPGACVCLVLFAMAVSWQQVRHASHGATDGRSVTVAAVQGNVPRLGLDFNAQRRAVLDYHVKETLLLAADVKAGKAPAPQFVVWPENSSDIDPIRNADAAEAITEAAQAIGVPILVGGVLRHPDSTPEQPKSINSVIVWDPDSGPGERHDKQIVQPFGEYLPWRSFFAHFSKYADRAGYFVPGDGNGVVTAGGVKIGVATCWEVLFDRALRQSTLNGAEILTVPSNNALFGTAMSEQQLAISKVRAVEHDREVIVVGTTGISAFISPDGVDAGRTKFFEPAYIDMQVRLHNDVTPATQWGPWVEWALALIAGLAVLASAGLAILHNGGLKRPKHEVEPASPIKET, from the coding sequence ATGGCTGACGAAACTCTCGACGAGTCTGTTGAGAAGACTGTCGACCAGGACGTGACCGATCTGGCCGAGGCAACCGACGTTCCGGCCGACGCGGAGCCGGAGGCTACGGGGAAAACCGGGCCTTCACGTGGCGCGGCCTTCGCGGCGGCGGTGCGTGCCCGCGGTATCGCGTTCGGCCGGGCCTGGCTGCGCGCGGCGCCCCGCCAGGGTGCGGCGGTGATCGGCGGTCTCCTGTTGTGCGCGAGCTTCCCGCCCTGGGGTTTCTGGTGGGCGGCCTTCCCGGCGCTGTCCATCCTGGGTGTGGTGCTGTGGTCGTCGAACACCAGGTTGCGCGGTGGGCTGGGGTACGGGCTGCTGTTCGGTCTCGCCTTCTACGTTCCGCTGCTGCCATGGACGGGCCAGCTGGTGGGCGTCGTCCCGTGGCTGGCGCTGTCGTTGCTGTGCGCGACCTGGGTCGCCCTGTTCGGTGTGTTGGCCGTCGCCGTGCGCCGGCTGCCGGGCTGGCCGTTATGGTTCGCCGCCGCGTGGTCTGCCGCCGAATGGGGTAAGGCAAGTGTTCCGTTTGGCGGATTCCCATGGGGCCGAGTCGCTTTCGGTCAGGGTGATGGTCCGATGCTGAGCCTGGCCCGGTACGGGGGAGCGCCATTGGTGTCCTTTACGGTGGCCCTGGGCGCGTTCGCGGTGACTGCGCTCGGCATTGAGATGTACCGCTGGTGGCGCAGCCCCTCGGTGGGACCAGGCGGTGCACGTCCGGTGCCCTCGGTGCTGCTGCCCGGAGCGTGCGTATGCCTGGTCCTCTTTGCCATGGCGGTGAGCTGGCAGCAGGTTCGACACGCCAGCCACGGTGCCACCGATGGGCGCAGCGTCACCGTCGCCGCGGTGCAGGGGAACGTGCCCCGGCTGGGGCTCGATTTCAACGCACAGCGGCGCGCCGTGCTCGACTATCACGTCAAGGAAACGCTCTTGCTGGCCGCGGACGTGAAGGCGGGCAAGGCCCCGGCGCCGCAGTTCGTGGTGTGGCCGGAGAACTCCTCGGACATCGACCCGATCCGCAACGCCGACGCAGCTGAGGCAATCACCGAGGCAGCGCAGGCCATCGGTGTTCCCATCCTGGTCGGCGGCGTGCTGCGGCATCCAGATTCCACCCCCGAACAGCCCAAATCGATAAATTCGGTGATCGTCTGGGATCCCGACAGCGGCCCCGGCGAGCGTCACGACAAACAGATCGTGCAGCCATTCGGTGAGTATTTACCGTGGCGGAGCTTCTTCGCGCACTTCTCCAAGTACGCGGACCGGGCCGGATACTTCGTCCCCGGAGACGGCAACGGCGTGGTCACGGCGGGCGGCGTGAAGATCGGTGTTGCCACCTGCTGGGAGGTTCTGTTCGACCGGGCGCTGCGGCAGTCCACCCTGAACGGTGCCGAGATACTCACCGTGCCGAGCAATAACGCCTTGTTCGGTACGGCGATGAGTGAACAGCAGCTGGCGATCTCCAAGGTGCGGGCCGTCGAGCACGACCGGGAAGTCATCGTCGTCGGCACCACCGGGATCAGCGCGTTTATCTCTCCCGACGGCGTCGATGCGGGGCGCACCAAGTTCTTCGAACCGGCCTACATCGACATGCAGGTGCGGCTGCACAACGACGTGACACCGGCCACGCAATGGGGTCCGTGGGTGGAGTGGGCGCTGGCGCTGATCGCCGGACTTGCCGTCCTGGCCTCGGCTGGCCTGGCGATACTGCACAATGGAGGGCTGAAGAGGCCCAAACATGAGGTAGAACCGGCCTCACCGATTAAGGAGACCTGA